One stretch of Diorhabda carinulata isolate Delta chromosome 5, icDioCari1.1, whole genome shotgun sequence DNA includes these proteins:
- the LOC130894643 gene encoding facilitated trehalose transporter Tret1-like isoform X1, producing the protein MYKIERGTIFQIFAALVANLMAISDGMTVGWTSPMIPYFVSGNGHITMTQHEAEWLETWVLLGAIIGLPFTVYLVNKIGRKKSLLLASFLLLVAWTILIFVKRLEFIYLSRVIAGMGGDMAFVAAPCYIAEIADQKIRGFLSSIIYLMMLTGVLTIYITGPYAPYNTPPIIGICLLIIELAIFSMLPETPYYLLLSGNRKAAEKSLKFYRSYDSVEKELADIMLAVERQKSDNGGIKDIIKVKSYRKAFLIMTVLNAAQQFSSVNVILMNMHQILAAAGSVYLEPSLTAIIFASIMFLAAALASSTVDKFGRKMLLCLSSILTGLSLLSLAVYFHLKELKHDSMDFNWLPLVSVMVYALVYKYGLGMVPIVITAEIFASKIKALGMALVDTVYVGSALISINLYNIMKDTYGIYVPFYFFASCSFMTSLYVIFFIPETKGKTLDEIQLMLEKN; encoded by the exons atgtacaaaattgaAAGAggtacaatttttcaaatttttgctgCCCTTGTAG ctAATTTAATGGCCATTTCGGATGGTATGACTGTAGGTTGGACGTCGCCAATGATACCTTACTTTGTCAGTGGAAACGGCCATATAACCATGACCCAACACGAAGCTGAATGGTTGGAAACGTGGGTTTTATTGGGAGCTATCATAGGACTTCCTTTTACCGTTTATTTAGTGAATAAAATagggagaaaaaaatcattacttCTTGCTTCTTTTTTACTACTCGTAGCTTGgactattttaatatttgtaaaaagaCTCGAATTTATTTACTTATCACGTGTGATAGCAGGAATGGGTGGGGATATGGCTTTTGTAGCAGCTCCTTGTTACATTGCGGAAATAGCAGATCAAAAAATCAGAGGATTTCTATCTAGCATAATATATTTGATGATGCTTACAGGAGTTTTAACTATTTACATAACAGGTCCTTACGCACCTTACAATACGCCACCGATTATAGGTATATGCTTGCTAATAATTGAATTAGCTATTTTTTCTATGTTACCGGAAACTCCCTACTACCTACTTCTTTCTGGTAACCGAAAAGCGGCAGAAAAATCGTTGAAATTTTACAGATCCTACGATTCAGTTGAAAAAGAACTGGCTGATATTATGTTGGCCGTAGAGAGACAAAAATCTGACAATGGCGGCATTAAAGatattataaaagtaaaaagttatagaaaagCTTTTTTAATTATGACCGTTCTGAACGCAGCCCAACAATTCAGCAGTGTCAACGTCATATTAATGAATATGCATCAAATATTAGCAGCAGCCGGTTCGGTGTATTTGGAACCATCATTGACGGCTATTATTTTTGCAAGTATAATGTTTTTGGCAGCTGCACTAGCCTCTAGTACAGTCGATAAATTTGGAAGGAAAATGTTATTATGTCTTTCCAGTATATTAACAGGTTTAAGTCTTCTTAGTTTAGccgtatattttcatttaaaggAATTAAAACATGATTCTATGGACTTTAATTGGCTACCCTTAGTTTCAGTTATGGTTTATGCTCTGGTTTATAAATATGGTTTAGGGATGGTGCCTATAGTTATAACTGCTGAAATTTTCGCGTCAAAAATCAAAGCTTTGGGCATGGCTTTGGTGGATACCGTATACGTTGGATCGGCtttgatttcaattaatttgtaCAACATTATGAAAGATACTTACGGCATTTAtgttcctttttatttttttgcatctTGTTCTTTTATGACTTCAttgtatgttatttttttcataccgGAAACGAAAGGGAAAACTTTGGACGAGATACAGTTGATGCTAGAGAAGAAttag
- the LOC130894643 gene encoding facilitated trehalose transporter Tret1-like isoform X2: protein MAISDGMTVGWTSPMIPYFVSGNGHITMTQHEAEWLETWVLLGAIIGLPFTVYLVNKIGRKKSLLLASFLLLVAWTILIFVKRLEFIYLSRVIAGMGGDMAFVAAPCYIAEIADQKIRGFLSSIIYLMMLTGVLTIYITGPYAPYNTPPIIGICLLIIELAIFSMLPETPYYLLLSGNRKAAEKSLKFYRSYDSVEKELADIMLAVERQKSDNGGIKDIIKVKSYRKAFLIMTVLNAAQQFSSVNVILMNMHQILAAAGSVYLEPSLTAIIFASIMFLAAALASSTVDKFGRKMLLCLSSILTGLSLLSLAVYFHLKELKHDSMDFNWLPLVSVMVYALVYKYGLGMVPIVITAEIFASKIKALGMALVDTVYVGSALISINLYNIMKDTYGIYVPFYFFASCSFMTSLYVIFFIPETKGKTLDEIQLMLEKN, encoded by the coding sequence ATGGCCATTTCGGATGGTATGACTGTAGGTTGGACGTCGCCAATGATACCTTACTTTGTCAGTGGAAACGGCCATATAACCATGACCCAACACGAAGCTGAATGGTTGGAAACGTGGGTTTTATTGGGAGCTATCATAGGACTTCCTTTTACCGTTTATTTAGTGAATAAAATagggagaaaaaaatcattacttCTTGCTTCTTTTTTACTACTCGTAGCTTGgactattttaatatttgtaaaaagaCTCGAATTTATTTACTTATCACGTGTGATAGCAGGAATGGGTGGGGATATGGCTTTTGTAGCAGCTCCTTGTTACATTGCGGAAATAGCAGATCAAAAAATCAGAGGATTTCTATCTAGCATAATATATTTGATGATGCTTACAGGAGTTTTAACTATTTACATAACAGGTCCTTACGCACCTTACAATACGCCACCGATTATAGGTATATGCTTGCTAATAATTGAATTAGCTATTTTTTCTATGTTACCGGAAACTCCCTACTACCTACTTCTTTCTGGTAACCGAAAAGCGGCAGAAAAATCGTTGAAATTTTACAGATCCTACGATTCAGTTGAAAAAGAACTGGCTGATATTATGTTGGCCGTAGAGAGACAAAAATCTGACAATGGCGGCATTAAAGatattataaaagtaaaaagttatagaaaagCTTTTTTAATTATGACCGTTCTGAACGCAGCCCAACAATTCAGCAGTGTCAACGTCATATTAATGAATATGCATCAAATATTAGCAGCAGCCGGTTCGGTGTATTTGGAACCATCATTGACGGCTATTATTTTTGCAAGTATAATGTTTTTGGCAGCTGCACTAGCCTCTAGTACAGTCGATAAATTTGGAAGGAAAATGTTATTATGTCTTTCCAGTATATTAACAGGTTTAAGTCTTCTTAGTTTAGccgtatattttcatttaaaggAATTAAAACATGATTCTATGGACTTTAATTGGCTACCCTTAGTTTCAGTTATGGTTTATGCTCTGGTTTATAAATATGGTTTAGGGATGGTGCCTATAGTTATAACTGCTGAAATTTTCGCGTCAAAAATCAAAGCTTTGGGCATGGCTTTGGTGGATACCGTATACGTTGGATCGGCtttgatttcaattaatttgtaCAACATTATGAAAGATACTTACGGCATTTAtgttcctttttatttttttgcatctTGTTCTTTTATGACTTCAttgtatgttatttttttcataccgGAAACGAAAGGGAAAACTTTGGACGAGATACAGTTGATGCTAGAGAAGAAttag